In one Vicinamibacterales bacterium genomic region, the following are encoded:
- a CDS encoding sulfatase-like hydrolase/transferase — translation MNATGLPRKPNLVILITDQEREVMHWPEGWAEANLPARRRLMARGLHFRRAQCNTAACSSSRATFFTGLYPAQHGVKNLIACNDYGQAVQRRLNILPSSLPNLATVLAAAGYHVELKGKLHLTRPVNYNAEAKRYEWSAADTAHLAERYGFHGWNPPDMSDPMSLSDLGGGAINNDGRYVDGSGTMAGAHGDSDAMFRQSAVNFLNTYDGDRPFCLIVALVNPHDVQEYPGRGVRGLSVSPTFARGGYRLEDFRDLPIDLPPNVVDDLATKPAVQAAFRQFLAIATGHVLTRDRQLLYARFYAHLCRQVDAQILKVLDALDANGLTDDTIVLRTSDHGELAMSHGRMRQKFYNVYRETLNVPLIVSNPRLYPAPQSTDALVSLIDVVPTLAAIAGTPEPAQYGFRGRDLTPILSNPAAAVQDVLHFTYEDDVFPVKPADCIRAITEPSWKYAVYYDPFTGAPTEYEMYDLARDPYELTNLAHAAHATPASEIERTRLHRRLTDVMHATGTTPDEIRWPAADDFRPSTTLAHAREDEEAVTA, via the coding sequence GTGAATGCCACCGGCCTTCCGCGCAAGCCGAACCTCGTCATCCTGATCACGGACCAGGAGCGCGAGGTGATGCATTGGCCCGAGGGCTGGGCCGAGGCCAACCTGCCGGCGCGCCGCCGCTTGATGGCCCGCGGCCTCCACTTCCGGCGTGCGCAGTGCAACACCGCGGCGTGCTCGTCGAGCCGTGCGACGTTCTTCACCGGCCTCTATCCCGCGCAGCACGGCGTCAAGAACCTGATTGCGTGCAACGACTACGGACAGGCCGTGCAGCGCCGGCTCAACATCCTGCCGAGCTCGCTGCCGAACCTCGCGACGGTGCTCGCCGCGGCCGGCTACCACGTGGAGCTCAAGGGCAAACTGCACCTGACGCGACCCGTCAACTACAACGCCGAGGCGAAGCGCTACGAGTGGTCGGCCGCCGATACGGCGCATCTCGCCGAGCGCTATGGATTCCACGGCTGGAACCCACCAGACATGAGCGATCCGATGAGCCTGTCCGACCTGGGCGGCGGCGCCATCAACAACGACGGACGGTACGTGGACGGCAGCGGGACGATGGCCGGCGCGCACGGCGACAGCGACGCGATGTTCCGTCAGAGCGCCGTCAATTTCCTGAACACGTACGACGGCGACAGGCCCTTCTGCCTCATCGTCGCGCTGGTCAACCCGCACGACGTCCAGGAGTATCCCGGCCGCGGCGTGCGCGGGCTGTCGGTGAGCCCGACCTTCGCGCGCGGCGGATACCGCCTCGAGGACTTCCGCGACCTCCCGATCGACCTGCCCCCGAACGTGGTGGACGACCTGGCCACGAAACCGGCCGTGCAGGCGGCGTTCCGCCAGTTCCTGGCGATCGCCACGGGCCACGTGCTGACGCGCGATCGGCAGCTCCTCTACGCGCGCTTCTACGCCCATCTCTGCCGGCAGGTCGACGCCCAGATCCTGAAGGTGCTGGACGCGCTCGACGCCAACGGCCTCACCGACGACACGATCGTCCTCCGCACGAGCGACCACGGGGAGCTCGCCATGTCGCACGGCCGGATGCGGCAGAAGTTCTACAACGTGTACCGCGAGACGCTGAACGTGCCGCTCATCGTCTCGAACCCGCGCCTGTACCCGGCGCCGCAGTCGACCGATGCGCTCGTCAGCCTGATCGACGTGGTGCCGACGCTGGCCGCGATCGCGGGCACGCCCGAGCCGGCGCAGTACGGCTTCCGGGGCAGGGACCTCACGCCGATCCTGTCGAACCCGGCAGCGGCGGTGCAGGACGTCCTGCACTTCACCTACGAGGACGACGTCTTTCCGGTGAAGCCCGCCGACTGCATCCGCGCGATCACCGAGCCGTCCTGGAAGTACGCCGTCTACTACGACCCGTTCACCGGGGCGCCCACCGAGTACGAGATGTACGACCTGGCCCGCGACCCGTACGAGTTGACGAACCTCGCGCACGCCGCGCACGCGACGCCGGCGTCCGAGATCGAGCGCACCCGCCTGCACCGGCGGCTCACCGACGTGATGCACGCGACTGGCACCACCCCTGACGAGATCCGCTGGCCGGCGGCCGACGACTTCCGGCCCTCGACCACGCTGGCCCACGCACGCGAAGACGAAGAGGCCGTCACGGCCTGA
- a CDS encoding type 1 glutamine amidotransferase domain-containing protein has product MASRTLKGRPSAPKLASRRLLQQFGVHPRDRDAVALDLRGLRALCIATNHGVLDIGVATGVFGSELTVPYYCFLDAGMTVDVASPRGGIVPVDPLSMDATIRTPDDYRLLDDADFRAKLADSLAIADVDFTRYDIIYFAGGWGAAFDLGQSEALGRKVSEAWAAGRVVGGICHGPLGLLKARMPDGELLVKGRHLTAVTDKQIHELGVAITPLHPETALRQAGALFESQRHPARDFFANHWVEDGNLVTGQNQNAGPMVARLMMQRALANRAASERVAS; this is encoded by the coding sequence ATGGCAAGCCGAACCCTCAAAGGCCGTCCGTCGGCACCGAAGCTGGCGAGCCGCCGCCTGCTGCAGCAGTTCGGGGTGCATCCCAGGGATCGCGACGCCGTCGCCCTCGACCTGCGCGGCCTGCGGGCCCTCTGCATCGCCACCAACCACGGCGTCCTCGACATCGGGGTCGCGACCGGTGTCTTCGGGTCGGAGCTGACCGTTCCCTACTACTGCTTCCTCGACGCGGGCATGACCGTGGACGTCGCCAGCCCGCGCGGCGGCATCGTGCCCGTGGACCCGCTGTCGATGGACGCGACCATCCGCACGCCGGACGACTACCGGCTGCTGGACGACGCGGACTTCCGCGCGAAGCTGGCGGACTCGCTGGCGATCGCCGACGTCGACTTCACGCGCTACGACATCATCTACTTCGCTGGCGGCTGGGGCGCGGCGTTCGACCTCGGCCAGTCCGAGGCGCTCGGCCGGAAGGTCAGCGAGGCGTGGGCGGCGGGCAGGGTCGTCGGCGGCATCTGCCACGGCCCGCTCGGGCTGCTGAAGGCGCGCATGCCCGATGGCGAACTGCTCGTGAAGGGCCGCCACCTGACGGCCGTCACCGACAAGCAGATCCACGAGCTCGGCGTCGCCATCACGCCCCTCCATCCGGAGACGGCGCTCCGCCAGGCCGGCGCGCTCTTCGAGAGTCAGCGGCATCCGGCGCGCGACTTCTTCGCCAACCACTGGGTCGAGGACGGCAACCTCGTCACCGGCCAGAACCAGAACGCCGGGCCGATGGTGGCGCGGCTGATGATGCAGCGGGCCCTGGCCAATCGCGCAGCGTCCGAGCGGGTGGCGTCGTGA
- a CDS encoding MFS transporter yields MATSTATASLVPLPAAGEGHWRYAGWKVALASSAGVFCWSLHPYSFAVFLKPLTEEFGWTRQMVAGAFGLSALMAAALSTPAGLLMDRVGARVVLIPALTGAGLVFLLRGFVTGPFWHLAALFALSGVCGQGANPVAHARLVSTWFDGRRGRALGVVMAGVAAGAMAHPVVGQLLIDGVGWRAAQVVLGVLMLTGVPIVAAFVRARPDTPRAGGPHVAGMRAPEALRTRVFLVLAAVLLCDALATGSLTVHLPALLTDRGVDAPTAALTLSAMGAAALVGRLGTGSLLDRFFAPYISIALLVLAAAGLLVLATAESRAAGILGAACVGLGMGGESDVTPYLLTRYFGLRAFATIYGVMFTITAVAWAVGPTLMGRAFDADGTYAPHLVRLAALLGGAALLMLSLPRYARAGQE; encoded by the coding sequence GTGGCCACCTCGACGGCGACCGCGTCACTCGTGCCGCTGCCCGCCGCCGGCGAGGGGCACTGGCGGTACGCGGGCTGGAAGGTGGCGCTGGCCAGCAGCGCCGGGGTGTTCTGCTGGTCCCTGCATCCCTACAGCTTCGCGGTCTTCCTGAAGCCCCTGACCGAAGAGTTCGGGTGGACGCGCCAGATGGTGGCCGGCGCCTTCGGTCTCTCGGCCCTCATGGCCGCCGCTCTGTCCACGCCCGCCGGGCTTCTGATGGACCGCGTGGGCGCGCGGGTGGTGCTCATCCCGGCGCTGACCGGCGCCGGGCTCGTGTTCCTGCTCCGGGGATTCGTGACGGGGCCTTTCTGGCACCTCGCGGCGCTCTTCGCGCTGAGCGGCGTCTGCGGGCAGGGCGCCAACCCCGTCGCCCACGCGCGGCTCGTCTCGACGTGGTTCGACGGCCGGCGCGGGCGCGCCCTGGGCGTGGTGATGGCCGGCGTGGCGGCCGGTGCGATGGCCCACCCGGTCGTGGGCCAGCTGCTCATCGACGGCGTCGGCTGGCGCGCCGCCCAGGTCGTCCTCGGCGTCCTGATGCTGACGGGCGTGCCGATCGTGGCGGCCTTCGTGCGTGCCAGGCCCGACACGCCACGCGCGGGCGGCCCCCACGTCGCGGGCATGCGCGCTCCCGAGGCGCTCAGGACGCGCGTGTTCCTCGTGCTCGCAGCGGTGCTGCTGTGCGACGCGCTCGCCACGGGCAGCCTCACCGTGCACCTGCCGGCGCTTCTGACGGACCGCGGCGTCGACGCGCCGACCGCGGCGCTGACGCTCTCGGCGATGGGCGCCGCGGCCCTGGTGGGACGTCTCGGCACCGGCTCGCTGCTCGACCGCTTCTTCGCGCCCTACATCTCGATCGCGCTGCTGGTGCTGGCCGCCGCGGGACTCCTCGTGCTGGCCACGGCGGAGTCGCGTGCGGCCGGCATCCTCGGCGCGGCGTGCGTGGGCCTCGGCATGGGCGGCGAGTCGGACGTCACGCCCTACCTCCTGACACGGTATTTCGGCCTGCGCGCCTTCGCCACGATCTACGGCGTCATGTTCACGATCACGGCCGTCGCGTGGGCGGTGGGCCCGACGCTCATGGGTCGGGCGTTCGACGCCGACGGCACCTACGCCCCGCACCTCGTCCGCCTGGCGGCGCTGCTCGGCGGGGCGGCGCTGTTGATGCTGAGCCTCCCCCGCTACGCGCGGGCCGGCCAGGAGTGA
- a CDS encoding sigma 54-interacting transcriptional regulator → MTMSDLPDRPALTGLLTAARAMLPTGAVGFARPAGHGLVDVLLLSDHGVGAHVSPALDAPAALRPGGTGLLQTGPDDLAAFPDRSPEWQLRFHGVQRVLSLPLPGAASGTRIWVGATSGEEPPAAVADALAGLAALGAAVLHAEVTPAERLERLERLDRAADLVPALLEVLDVRDVFARLSETAQRALPHDLLLLREFSDDMTTARVYALSDRGPVAGPPVAHGYPVSVIRAWEYSIVDDLAAHPIEAEAPLAKLGARSVLRLAIKFDRRTIGGLAFLSRSPAAFTTTDFMVARRLADHVAVALSHHRMAEERRQAAALRERSANLEMLDGLLAAVAGVLDIRAVFERVSEVAQAVLPHDGLSILELLDGGARARVHASHGLGDLPDVLEIPTPQPALSPEAMDTRIVEDYRERPEYATGPGARAGMRSSLFVSIHLEGKVFGGVNFYSRTPGRFTKDDILVARRVTDHVALALSHQRLADQVRATEELRAQTTALEMLDGLLASLIDSGDLADTFARICGIAARVLPHDGAMLMERLADGETARLYASAGMPDSLPRTGRIPQDALDDPAWDHHLFDDLANAGARYAPMLQMGFRSMLRVSVRLDGRLEGALVFLGRDTNRFSPRDAMIGRRMADRMAVTLARGRELASERRADEALERAARLEARVQALTDELDARTGYRRVIGDSPQWRQVLTQATQVAATETTALLLGESGTGKEVVARFVHRASPRRNGPFLALNCAALPEQLLEAELFGYERGAFTGAVQSKPGQLEQAAGGTLFLDEVGEMSPTAQAKFLRVLQEREFQRLGGTRVIRSEARIVAATNRDLPRAIANGQFREDLYYRLNVFAIRLPPLRDRKSDIPTLSEAFLAEIGKGLGRPPGGISRDARELLVAYHWPGNVRELRNILERSAILCEGGLITADLLGITAAPAPEPTLAAPARTPPPGAPAAPFAPPIAAAPPGGGPPTSADDLAGLEKTMIENALTAARFNKSRAAKALGMTRHQLYIRMRKHGLE, encoded by the coding sequence ATGACGATGAGCGACCTGCCCGATCGGCCCGCGCTGACGGGCCTCCTCACGGCCGCGCGGGCCATGCTGCCCACAGGCGCCGTCGGCTTCGCGCGGCCGGCCGGCCATGGTCTGGTCGACGTCCTCCTCCTGTCCGATCACGGCGTCGGCGCGCACGTCTCTCCCGCACTCGACGCGCCGGCCGCGCTGCGCCCTGGTGGCACGGGCCTCCTCCAGACCGGCCCCGACGACCTGGCCGCGTTCCCCGATCGCTCTCCCGAGTGGCAGTTGCGCTTCCACGGCGTTCAGCGGGTCCTGTCGTTGCCGCTGCCCGGCGCTGCGTCCGGCACGCGCATCTGGGTGGGCGCCACCAGCGGCGAGGAGCCGCCCGCTGCCGTCGCCGACGCGCTCGCCGGCCTTGCCGCGCTCGGTGCCGCGGTCCTGCACGCCGAGGTGACGCCAGCCGAGCGGCTCGAGCGCCTCGAGCGCCTGGATCGCGCGGCGGACCTCGTGCCGGCGCTGCTCGAGGTGCTCGACGTCCGCGACGTGTTCGCCCGCCTGTCGGAGACCGCGCAGCGCGCTCTTCCCCACGACTTGCTGCTGCTCCGCGAGTTCAGCGACGACATGACGACCGCCCGGGTCTACGCGCTGTCGGACCGCGGGCCCGTCGCCGGCCCGCCCGTCGCGCACGGCTACCCGGTGTCCGTGATCCGTGCCTGGGAATACTCGATCGTGGACGACCTGGCGGCGCATCCGATCGAGGCGGAGGCGCCGCTGGCGAAGCTCGGAGCCCGGTCGGTGCTCCGCCTCGCCATCAAGTTCGACCGGCGGACGATCGGCGGCCTCGCCTTCCTCTCCCGGTCGCCGGCGGCGTTCACGACCACGGACTTCATGGTCGCGCGCCGGCTGGCCGATCACGTCGCGGTGGCGTTGTCGCACCACCGGATGGCCGAGGAGCGGCGCCAGGCCGCGGCGCTCCGCGAGCGCTCGGCCAACCTCGAGATGCTGGACGGCCTGCTGGCCGCGGTGGCCGGCGTCCTCGACATCCGGGCGGTCTTCGAGCGCGTGTCCGAAGTGGCACAGGCCGTCCTGCCGCACGACGGGCTGTCGATCCTCGAGCTCCTGGACGGTGGGGCACGGGCGCGGGTGCACGCGAGCCACGGGCTGGGCGATCTCCCCGACGTGCTCGAGATCCCGACCCCGCAGCCGGCCCTGTCGCCCGAGGCGATGGACACTCGAATCGTCGAGGACTATCGCGAGCGCCCCGAGTACGCCACCGGCCCCGGGGCGCGGGCCGGCATGCGGTCCTCGCTCTTCGTGTCCATTCATCTCGAAGGCAAGGTGTTCGGCGGCGTCAACTTCTACTCCCGCACCCCGGGCCGCTTCACGAAGGACGACATCCTGGTGGCCCGCCGCGTCACAGACCACGTCGCGCTGGCGCTGTCGCATCAGCGGCTGGCCGACCAGGTGCGCGCGACCGAGGAGCTGCGCGCGCAGACGACGGCGCTGGAGATGCTCGACGGGCTGCTCGCCTCGCTGATCGACAGCGGTGACCTCGCCGACACGTTCGCTCGGATCTGCGGCATCGCGGCCCGCGTCCTCCCCCACGATGGAGCGATGCTCATGGAGCGGCTCGCCGATGGCGAGACGGCGCGCCTCTACGCGAGCGCCGGCATGCCGGACTCCCTGCCGCGCACCGGCCGGATTCCGCAGGACGCCCTGGACGATCCGGCCTGGGACCACCACCTGTTCGACGACCTCGCGAACGCCGGCGCACGGTACGCGCCGATGCTCCAGATGGGATTCCGGTCGATGCTGCGGGTGTCCGTCCGCCTCGACGGCCGACTCGAGGGCGCCCTGGTGTTCCTCGGCAGGGACACGAACCGTTTCTCGCCGCGGGACGCGATGATCGGCCGTCGCATGGCCGACCGGATGGCCGTCACGCTGGCGCGCGGACGCGAGCTGGCGTCGGAGCGACGCGCCGACGAGGCGCTCGAACGCGCCGCGCGCCTGGAAGCCCGCGTCCAGGCGCTCACCGACGAGCTCGACGCGCGCACGGGGTACCGCCGCGTGATCGGCGACTCGCCGCAGTGGCGGCAGGTGTTGACGCAGGCCACGCAGGTGGCGGCCACCGAGACCACCGCCCTGCTGCTCGGCGAGTCCGGCACCGGCAAGGAGGTGGTGGCCCGCTTCGTCCATCGCGCGTCCCCGCGCAGGAACGGCCCGTTCCTGGCCCTCAACTGCGCGGCCCTGCCCGAGCAGCTCCTCGAAGCCGAGCTCTTCGGCTACGAGCGCGGGGCCTTCACCGGCGCGGTCCAGAGCAAGCCCGGCCAGTTGGAACAGGCCGCCGGCGGCACGTTGTTCCTCGACGAGGTCGGCGAGATGAGCCCCACGGCTCAGGCCAAGTTCCTGCGGGTGCTCCAGGAGCGCGAGTTCCAGCGCCTGGGCGGCACCCGCGTCATCCGGAGCGAGGCCCGCATCGTCGCCGCCACCAACCGCGACCTCCCGCGCGCGATCGCCAACGGCCAGTTCCGCGAGGACCTCTACTACCGGCTCAACGTCTTCGCGATCCGGCTGCCGCCGCTGCGCGACCGCAAGTCCGACATCCCCACCCTCAGCGAGGCGTTCCTCGCCGAGATCGGCAAGGGACTCGGCCGACCGCCAGGGGGCATCTCGCGCGACGCGCGCGAGCTGCTCGTGGCCTACCACTGGCCGGGAAACGTCCGCGAGCTCAGGAACATCCTGGAGCGATCGGCGATTCTCTGTGAGGGTGGGCTCATCACGGCCGACCTGCTCGGAATCACCGCCGCGCCCGCGCCCGAGCCCACGCTGGCGGCGCCCGCACGCACACCGCCCCCGGGTGCCCCTGCGGCCCCATTCGCTCCGCCGATTGCGGCCGCGCCGCCCGGCGGCGGCCCGCCGACGTCAGCCGACGACCTCGCCGGGCTGGAGAAGACCATGATCGAGAACGCGCTGACGGCCGCGCGCTTCAACAAGTCGAGGGCTGCCAAGGCCCTGGGCATGACCCGGCATCAGCTCTACATCCGGATGCGCAAGCACGGGCTGGAATAG
- a CDS encoding trypsin-like peptidase domain-containing protein — protein sequence MRSAERARAGALAIAALLAAATASAQPAGRRAAAGDDLSAVLEATTRAVGPAVVEIHTTAFVPADGRAGHGSDLVTTARGAGSGVVVDADGYIVTNAHVVRGAQRLRVDLPVPARGRSILAARTRSLPAEVVGIDLETDLAVIKVAASGLPVVRMGDSDELRAGQLVLAFGSPLGLQNSVSLGVVSAVARQLEPDAPMIYIQTDAPINAGSSGGPLVDLEGRLVGLNTLMLSRTGGYEGLGFAAPSNIVRTVYEHLRAHGRVRRGDIGVRAQTITPALAEGLGLAGDAGVVLADVLPRTSADVAGLRPGDLVLALDGKPMENSRQLQVGLYRRFVGDVVTLALLRDGQPVSVPVAVAERPDPLAPVSASADPRRNRVDMLGILAVALDPAVARLLPAVRIGRGVVVVSSAGADLDAVDGPLLPGDVICAVNRTPVADLMDLRQALASLPPGRPFVLQIERQGERAFLTFGRD from the coding sequence ATGAGGTCCGCTGAGCGGGCGAGGGCTGGCGCGCTGGCCATCGCCGCGCTGCTGGCCGCGGCGACCGCGTCTGCCCAGCCGGCCGGGCGAAGGGCCGCCGCAGGCGACGACCTGAGCGCCGTGCTCGAGGCCACGACACGGGCCGTCGGGCCGGCGGTCGTCGAGATCCACACGACCGCGTTCGTGCCCGCCGACGGCCGTGCGGGCCATGGCTCGGACCTGGTCACGACAGCGCGGGGCGCCGGCTCCGGTGTCGTGGTCGATGCCGACGGCTACATCGTCACCAACGCGCACGTCGTGCGGGGCGCTCAGCGCCTGCGGGTGGACCTCCCGGTGCCGGCGCGGGGCCGTTCGATTCTGGCCGCGCGCACGCGAAGCCTGCCGGCCGAGGTGGTCGGCATCGATCTGGAGACCGACCTGGCCGTCATCAAGGTGGCGGCCTCGGGCCTGCCCGTCGTCCGCATGGGCGACTCCGACGAACTTCGGGCCGGGCAGCTCGTGCTGGCGTTCGGCAGCCCGCTTGGGCTCCAGAACTCGGTATCGCTCGGCGTCGTGAGCGCCGTGGCCCGCCAGCTCGAGCCCGACGCGCCCATGATCTACATACAGACGGACGCGCCCATCAACGCCGGGAGCAGCGGCGGCCCGCTCGTGGACCTGGAGGGCCGGCTCGTCGGCCTCAACACGCTCATGTTGTCGCGCACCGGCGGCTACGAGGGCCTCGGCTTCGCGGCGCCCAGCAACATCGTCCGCACGGTGTACGAACACCTTCGCGCGCACGGCCGCGTCCGTCGGGGCGACATCGGCGTTCGCGCCCAGACGATCACGCCGGCCCTGGCCGAGGGGCTCGGGTTGGCGGGAGACGCCGGCGTCGTGCTCGCCGACGTGCTGCCCCGAACGTCTGCGGACGTGGCGGGCCTCCGCCCCGGCGATCTGGTGCTCGCGCTCGATGGCAAGCCGATGGAGAACAGCCGCCAGCTCCAGGTTGGGCTCTACCGGCGCTTCGTGGGCGACGTCGTCACGCTCGCGCTGCTGCGCGACGGCCAGCCCGTGTCCGTGCCCGTCGCCGTCGCGGAACGGCCCGACCCGCTGGCGCCGGTGTCGGCGTCGGCCGACCCGCGCCGGAACCGTGTGGACATGCTGGGGATCCTCGCCGTGGCGCTCGACCCCGCGGTCGCGCGCCTGCTGCCGGCCGTCAGGATTGGACGCGGCGTCGTCGTCGTGTCGTCGGCGGGCGCCGACCTGGACGCGGTGGACGGCCCGCTGCTCCCGGGGGACGTGATCTGCGCGGTGAACCGTACTCCCGTGGCGGATCTCATGGACCTGCGCCAGGCGCTGGCGTCGCTGCCGCCGGGGCGACCGTTCGTCCTGCAGATCGAGCGTCAGGGCGAGCGTGCCTTCCTCACGTTCGGCAGGGACTGA
- a CDS encoding serine/threonine-protein kinase — protein sequence MERQVVIARPSSSASAGARGDSATLPADLRAEQLIRLELLYVFGVALWVLTLVMDAWFAPHGDRGPYRSIIGGVAAALAAATALVVRHAPVSHGSKVDVGTVAMVPHALAIALLNSWVAQPTDVRPLSQVTVLILFVGMLAPARPWKVLACGLVAAAMDPLAVWVAHLRGLPTPPPLRAVLMFYENFVCAILAVVPVRVVYQLAGRIRQARALGSYHLVERLGQGGMGEVWRARHRLLARDAAIKLIRPEFAAAFGSGRSAAARFEREAQATASLSSPHTIRLYDFGLTDDGTFYYVMELLDGRDLESLVAEFGPLPPARVLHLLRQMCGSLGEAHAAGLIHRDVKPANVYVCRLGLEYDFVKVLDFGLVRHEDRARAGTMMTHAGAVVGTPAYMAPEAIAGHDVDRRADVYALGCVAYYLLTGQPVFGDHGAARQLAGHLQERPVPPSLRAPCPVPRAMDDLVMACLQKDPRDRPQSADVLAEMAERVLTRDTWDARAARHWWQARESAAAPPAGWPLRHDLTTVAM from the coding sequence GTGGAACGTCAGGTCGTCATCGCCCGCCCGTCCTCGAGCGCCTCCGCAGGCGCGCGCGGCGACTCCGCGACGTTGCCGGCCGACCTTCGCGCGGAGCAGCTGATCCGCCTTGAGCTCCTCTACGTATTCGGCGTGGCCCTGTGGGTGCTCACGCTGGTCATGGATGCGTGGTTCGCCCCCCACGGCGACCGTGGCCCCTATCGATCGATCATCGGCGGCGTGGCGGCGGCCCTGGCCGCGGCCACCGCGCTCGTCGTGCGCCATGCGCCGGTGAGCCACGGGTCCAAGGTGGATGTCGGCACCGTCGCCATGGTGCCGCACGCCCTCGCAATTGCCCTCCTCAACAGCTGGGTCGCCCAGCCCACGGACGTCCGGCCGCTGTCGCAGGTCACGGTGCTCATCCTCTTCGTCGGCATGCTCGCTCCAGCCCGGCCCTGGAAGGTGCTGGCCTGCGGCCTCGTCGCCGCCGCGATGGATCCGCTGGCCGTGTGGGTCGCGCATCTGCGCGGGCTGCCCACGCCGCCGCCGCTGCGCGCCGTCCTGATGTTCTACGAGAACTTCGTCTGCGCCATCCTGGCCGTCGTGCCCGTGCGCGTCGTCTATCAGCTGGCGGGCCGCATCCGCCAGGCCCGCGCGCTCGGCAGCTACCACCTGGTGGAGCGGCTGGGGCAGGGTGGGATGGGCGAGGTGTGGCGGGCCCGCCACCGGCTGCTCGCCCGCGATGCCGCCATCAAGCTGATCCGGCCGGAGTTCGCGGCGGCGTTCGGCAGCGGCCGGAGCGCGGCGGCCCGCTTCGAGCGCGAGGCGCAAGCGACCGCGTCCCTCTCCTCGCCCCACACGATCCGGCTCTACGACTTCGGGCTCACCGACGACGGCACGTTCTACTACGTGATGGAACTGCTCGACGGCCGCGATCTGGAATCGCTCGTCGCGGAGTTCGGGCCCCTGCCGCCCGCCCGAGTACTCCACCTGCTGCGCCAGATGTGCGGCTCGCTGGGGGAGGCCCACGCCGCTGGGCTCATCCACCGTGACGTGAAGCCGGCCAACGTGTACGTCTGCCGGCTGGGCCTGGAGTACGACTTCGTGAAGGTGCTCGACTTCGGCCTGGTCCGACACGAGGATCGCGCGCGGGCGGGCACGATGATGACCCACGCGGGCGCCGTCGTCGGGACGCCCGCCTACATGGCCCCCGAAGCCATCGCCGGCCACGATGTGGATCGCCGCGCCGATGTCTACGCGCTGGGCTGCGTGGCCTATTACCTGCTCACGGGCCAGCCGGTCTTCGGCGATCACGGCGCGGCCCGCCAGCTCGCCGGCCACCTGCAGGAGCGTCCGGTGCCGCCGTCCCTGCGCGCGCCCTGCCCGGTGCCGCGCGCGATGGACGACCTGGTGATGGCGTGTCTGCAGAAGGATCCGCGTGATCGTCCACAGAGCGCCGATGTGCTGGCGGAGATGGCCGAGCGGGTGCTGACGCGCGACACGTGGGATGCGCGCGCCGCCAGGCACTGGTGGCAGGCGCGCGAGAGCGCGGCGGCGCCGCCGGCTGGCTGGCCGCTCCGGCACGACCTGACGACGGTCGCGATGTGA
- a CDS encoding Os1348 family NHLP clan protein, which yields MAHRIIEMLIGRLITDEAFREAFLAHPEAALLDLVEKGFDLSRSEIAAVLDTDPALWVQAAERVDPRLQKVRLTGGLPTP from the coding sequence GTGGCACACCGAATCATCGAGATGCTGATCGGCCGGCTCATCACCGACGAGGCCTTCCGCGAGGCGTTCCTCGCCCACCCCGAGGCGGCGCTGCTCGACCTCGTCGAGAAGGGCTTCGACCTGAGCCGGTCTGAAATCGCGGCCGTGCTCGACACCGACCCGGCGCTCTGGGTCCAGGCCGCCGAGCGTGTCGACCCGCGCCTGCAGAAGGTGCGGCTGACGGGCGGCCTCCCCACGCCCTGA
- a CDS encoding DUF4136 domain-containing protein gives MRLATIAALVGLLFGTAASAQSISFDFDRSISFGAFKTYAWVSGTNVPDALVHQRIVNAVDVQLARKGLTRVDAEARPDVLVAYHASLDKDLQISGFGSGWGGYRFGGYRTVSARAEEILVGTMIVDIVDAGTSTIVWRGTATKDIDVDAKPDKRDKNITKTAEKLFKHYPPQSR, from the coding sequence ATGAGACTCGCTACCATCGCCGCCCTCGTGGGCCTGCTGTTCGGCACCGCCGCCTCCGCCCAGTCGATCAGCTTCGACTTCGACCGCTCGATCAGCTTCGGCGCCTTCAAGACGTACGCGTGGGTGTCCGGCACCAACGTCCCCGATGCGCTCGTGCATCAGCGGATCGTGAACGCCGTGGACGTGCAGTTGGCGCGCAAGGGCTTGACGCGCGTGGATGCCGAAGCGCGCCCAGACGTGCTCGTCGCCTATCACGCCTCGCTCGACAAGGACCTCCAGATCTCGGGCTTCGGCTCCGGCTGGGGCGGGTATCGCTTCGGCGGCTACCGCACCGTGTCGGCGCGCGCCGAGGAGATCCTGGTCGGCACGATGATCGTGGACATCGTCGATGCCGGCACCAGCACGATCGTCTGGCGCGGCACGGCGACGAAGGACATCGACGTCGACGCCAAGCCGGACAAGCGCGACAAGAACATCACCAAGACCGCGGAGAAGCTCTTCAAGCACTACCCCCCGCAGTCGCGGTGA